A single genomic interval of Burkholderiales bacterium harbors:
- a CDS encoding peptidase C69 has product MDIPDALRSRFRSLRSSAPFWSLRYFEQSSEWLAVRQDTLEPPHRSLDRGVMLTAITDGGWGYCATGDLSPAGLQGALDQATAWAEATREIGVLRFDPRDLPAPRGALKDEAGKRPSPRELYDLLAEECRRAKADPRIAERHMALERREVDALYLTSTGGEVRQQFRYMIAHGRVTAHQGTETQARSFLHASQGGLVSFERCGFIGCGPRLADEALRLLGAPNCPSGRMDLLLMPDQMALQVHESIGHPLELDRILGDERNYAGTSFVTLDMFGRYAYGSPLLNVTHDPTVPGEIAGFAFDDEGTPAEKVWLIRNGILERPLGGRLSQRRSGLPGTASARASSWNRPPIDRMANLNVEPGESSLAEMIRSIERGVLMRTNASWSIDDSRNKFQFGCEWGELIEDGEIKGVVKNPCYRGVSSAFWRSLRMVGDADTFQVHGTLTCGKGEPNQAIHVGHAAPACLFSGVDVFGGEGA; this is encoded by the coding sequence ATGGACATCCCCGACGCCCTTCGCAGCCGATTCCGCTCCCTGCGCTCGTCCGCCCCTTTCTGGTCCCTGCGTTACTTCGAGCAGTCCTCCGAATGGCTCGCCGTGCGCCAGGACACCCTGGAGCCGCCCCATCGATCTCTGGACCGCGGGGTGATGCTCACGGCGATCACCGACGGCGGCTGGGGCTACTGCGCCACGGGGGACCTGTCCCCGGCCGGGCTGCAGGGGGCCTTGGACCAGGCCACCGCGTGGGCCGAGGCCACTCGGGAGATCGGCGTGCTTCGCTTCGATCCACGGGACCTGCCCGCCCCGAGGGGAGCGCTCAAGGACGAAGCGGGCAAGAGGCCTTCCCCGCGGGAGCTCTACGACCTCCTCGCCGAGGAGTGCCGGCGGGCGAAGGCCGACCCGCGCATCGCCGAGCGCCACATGGCCCTGGAGCGGCGGGAAGTGGACGCGCTCTATCTCACCAGCACGGGCGGCGAGGTCCGCCAGCAGTTCCGCTACATGATCGCCCACGGGCGGGTTACGGCGCACCAGGGCACAGAGACCCAGGCGCGCAGCTTTCTTCATGCGAGCCAAGGCGGTCTCGTGTCCTTCGAGCGCTGCGGCTTCATCGGCTGCGGCCCGCGCTTGGCGGACGAGGCCTTGCGGCTCCTGGGGGCACCCAATTGCCCGTCGGGCCGGATGGACCTGCTCCTCATGCCGGACCAGATGGCGCTCCAGGTCCACGAGTCTATCGGGCACCCCCTGGAGCTGGACCGCATCCTAGGGGACGAGCGTAACTACGCCGGAACGAGCTTCGTGACCCTGGACATGTTCGGCCGCTACGCCTACGGCTCGCCCCTTCTCAACGTCACCCACGATCCGACGGTGCCCGGGGAGATCGCGGGCTTTGCCTTCGACGACGAAGGCACGCCGGCGGAGAAGGTCTGGCTCATCCGCAACGGCATCCTGGAGCGCCCCCTCGGCGGGCGGCTCTCCCAACGGCGCTCGGGCCTGCCCGGCACGGCGAGCGCCCGGGCCTCGAGCTGGAACCGCCCGCCCATCGACCGCATGGCCAATCTCAACGTGGAGCCCGGCGAGAGCTCCCTGGCGGAGATGATCCGCTCCATCGAGCGGGGCGTGCTGATGCGCACCAACGCGTCCTGGTCCATCGACGATTCCCGCAACAAGTTCCAGTTCGGCTGCGAGTGGGGCGAGCTGATCGAGGACGGAGAAATCAAGGGCGTGGTCAAGAACCCGTGCTACCGGGGCGTCTCCAGCGCCTTCTGGCGCAGCCTGCGCATGGTGGGCGACGCGGACACGTTCCAGGTGCATGGGACGCTCACCTGCGGCAAGGGCGAGCCCAACCAAGCGATCCACGTGGGTCACGCGGCGCCAGCGTGCCTGTTCTCCGGCGTGGACGTGTTCGGCGGCGAAGGCGCATGA